In the Microplitis mediator isolate UGA2020A chromosome 5, iyMicMedi2.1, whole genome shotgun sequence genome, CATCAGATTTAGCACAGTGGATAGCGTTCCGGCctagtaatcagaaggatctcagttcgaaccccggtagcccccaaataattttattcgttatttcccattaattcagtaattagttaattacactccaatgtaatgtcgataaaagtgtgatcaaacttttttttaattatatttattaatttaaataataatattttagatcgagcattgggtgagccttagattttttgcttcccgaggtttggccgaggcttgattttttgtttcccaagccttggccaagactcaattttttgtttcccaagactcggccgaggcttgatattTCGTTCCCCAAGGCTGGGGACATGGCTATCATCCAAGGCTTGGACCAATCCTTGGCCCAATGCTCAGCCAAGGCACGTGCCAAGCCTTGCATAATCCTAGTGAcgcttggccaaggcttggtCCAAACCTTGCCCAGTTGTTCTTTCCTACCTGGGAATTGTAATGTATATGcagattaaataaaacattattgttaatatgtTACAGATGCTACCAGTGACAAATCGTTGTCCAGTTTCTGCACCGTCGAACTAAATGACTTGTATGTTGCCactcttaaataattttctattaataatcATTACTTTAGTGAGTCAAATTATCAtcacgtgttttttttttgtaattaaaaataatttttagccaaCTTTTTTCCGTTGATACTTTTTATctgtttatatatacatatatacatatacatatacatatatataaattttttttgttgctaataaatattattgcgAGATGTCTTACGATCTTCGAGGACACCAGAGGCCAAACCACTTTCGACTTTCGAGTTCGCGAATAAAACTCGGTCTTGTTTGGTCTTCTGCGATATGCGTAATCGGATATTCCTACTACAGTGGATACTGTCGAcacttgttattattaatattattattattttttgttttgaaatatatcaatatatgtttttaaaaaatatacatataaagaaaaaatgtaaataacaatacatttttaaataatttaataattcctGGCTCGTGATttgaatgcaaaaaaaaaataacaataataataataataacaacttgtgattattattgaatatcttgttttactttttcaacaattgtaattattgtttatactTTACTTGAGTATGACAAACGTCCACAAAAAGATTTCAATTCTTAACGTCATACGTCGTTTCaatgtaatatatttataaaaacggTTTAAAAACAAGATTGTCAAGTTTGCGTTGTTATTAGTTCATAGTAACACTTGTTAACATTATTctttatatttgtaataacTTGTCTTTCTCAAGTATTTGTTCCCTTTCTGTTTAAAACTACTATACTgttattactgttattattatcattatagatttttttttcattattaataacgtttttttgtataaatttaaacgtCACTACGTGGACTATGCGCCTCTGCGtctagaaaattattattgacgtATACGTGTCGGTTTAGTCGCGTCGTATGTTAATGTATTGTAAATAGATATATTATAATGTATacctgaattatttaaatccatcTTTCTAAATgcatttataataaaagattaatttttcggagaaattttttttgttatctttGAAATacatgtaatttattactgaaCTAATGCTTTTATTATGGTAATGTCTAATagtttatagaaaaatatttatttttaaataatgaatatattatttaattattttttaaaatatatatctacatcTATGACTTATATATGAGATTCTTTATCGCGGTAATCGCGAAAATTAACAGATATTTCAATGGAAAATTGATATActttagaaataataaatagtttatttacgGTTTTATTCAAacgttttaaatataaattattaatttcgtgattaaaaaaaaataaatattgaaattaattaaatttactgtaattaaaTGAGCGGAATATTGCtagtatttgataaaatatttttttaaagataaatacttgatgaaataatttttttttacttttaaatgtgCATTGAATCGctatcatttttatcaaagtcttttatcaataaatatatcgctaagtacaaaatttatcagtgATTTAAAACGACTGAATATCTCCGTAAGTTATTAAAGAATtcaagtatatatatagatatatattataaccattgaatgtatttttatattcacaaaatattatgtaatatatttaaaataattctcatGAATACTTTCAATCATAatacacaatatatatatatatatatatattaataattatagactgcggtattaataaaaataattttaattataaactctTGGACGTTCATTAGCCTACTAACACTGTCGAGAACCAATTAGacatatgaataattaatagttaatatattttttcaaatgacgtttattttttttcttcttcttaaataattactactcATTATTATGTTGTATTTTTctcagtaattatttttccactATTGATTTCAGATCGACAGCAGCCTGAAGAGACAACGTCAGTTAGATGATAAAAACTAAAGTTAAAAACGCATAACAACaacagtaacaaaaaaaaaaagtaaaaaaatgccAGTGACGAGAGTAGCGTGTTCATCCTCGTTGGTAGTTTTTATGCTGACATTGGTATTGCTAAGTGAGCCAAGGCCTAGCAATGGACTCTGTACATTCAAGAAAAATGGTACCTTTGCAAGGTGTCACTATCTTGAGGATGTAAATACGATAGATGAAACACCACTTGAATGGttgaaaagtttaaaagtATTATCTGCTGGGCGGCATTTATCCGCAGACAGTGGAGTTTTTGATAATCTAACAAATTTACGTCATCTGGATCTTTCAAAtggtaaattaaaaacaatagaTCCCAGTTGTTTTCGTCATCTTCGTAGTTTACGGAGTCTCGATCTCTCTGACAATCATTTGACCCACTTGTCACCTGGTACTCTTGTAGAATTAGATCACCTTGAATCTTTGAACCTAAAGAAAAACTCACTTGAACAAATTCCTGCCGACATCATTAATCTGATCGATTTAAAGTATTTGGATATATCGCACAACAATCTTAACTGCGACTGTGAGTTTCTTAAAACACGTGACAGTATTACTAAGCGCGGCCTTTCAATATCGAAAAAGACCGAGTGTAATGGACCGGAAAGTTTAAAGGGACAGTTATTGATTGAATTAGAAACCCATCGGGTTTGTATGATCGATGAGGCCGATAGCCTTGAGGGCATGCAAATGGACCAACCGCTAGTCCCCGAAGGCTCGGGAGAAGGTTCCGGCGATGCTTTTGATGAACTGGAAGCCGAAGATATACCTGAAGAAGacgaaaaaataacaaacgaAAGCGAAATTAATGGTAACACGACTTCGATACCCGTCGAAGTATCTCTGACACCTGAGACTACGACTTCCGGTCCTGGTGATGACGATGACGGCATTTTTTTCACCGAAGATGCAGACAAACATACGACAACAACCACCACAACCACGACAACATCTACTACGTCTACTGCGACGGAAACTGATGTAGAAACGACGACAGCCACTGAAAATGTTGAAACAACTGCTGAAGTTGATAAAGCCGACGAACTGTGGGGTAAAGAAGGTTCTGGTGACGATGATGCCGATGATCCGTGGATTAATGAAGGCTCTGGTGAAGGTTCTGGCAGCGGAATTCCTCACATTACTTGGGACGATGGTGTCTTGCAGCGAAATCTAGATGAAACGAACCAAGAAAATTCTACTGTTTCTGTGTCAACATCGACTACTACATCTGGAGGCTTATTTGATTCACTGTTTAGTATACTCTGGGGCACGACTACAGAATCATCTCCGACTTCGACTACAGAAGATTTGGATCTTGAAGAAGAACAATTTATCAAAGCAACTTCAGAAGCTACTTTGCACGAAGAAAAACCTACAGAACGTGAAGAAAAAACTGACAGCGAAGTTATCACTCCGGTGCACGTGGTTCCAGTTGATAGCGAGAATATTAAACCGCGCGTTCTTGATGACGGTAAACTCGAGCAAGTAAAGGCAGAAACGCCAGTTGACGTTACTGGTACGACAGTCGACACAAAGGCGTCAGATGCCGTCGCGGATACACAACAAACGCAAAAAGGAATGGGCTCTTACATTGTGCTAGCTATTTTGTTGGCTGTACTTGCAACTTTAATCGCTTTTGCTGCTTACAAAGGAAATTTCTGCAAAGGCGGACGCAAACGCAATGATCACAACGACAATATTGACGTTGAAAATGGTACTGAGTTGAAGGACTTGAGAAAATCATTGCTGGAAACATCGAATTCGGTTCAACCAAAGATTGCCACTAATGGCAACAACAGTAAACCAGAAACTCGCCCGCTAGTTAAGTCCGCAAAGGAAGCTGATGATGATATTGCTAAGCTACACGAGGATGAACCCAGTGCCAGGTACATCGGGACACTGAGCGACTCAACTGTTGATCCCGTGAAACCCCCCAGGAAATCTTTTTCCCCGAACGATTTTGACAATGAGAACAATAAAATGGACGGTACtaatgaaaaaatagttaCTACACCTCAATTGTCATCTGATCCATCAATAATGCGATATCCCAGGGTATCTAATAACAGAGACATTATCACTAATGGTAATGGAACTAGTAATAATCGTGATTCACTTTCATCACTGGGTGGATCTCCATCAATTGGATCCCATTCACGTTTGTCTAACTCACGACTTAATCATGATTTACAGCCACCTGCTAGTCCTGGTGCTCAACGGGTTAAGATAACTCTTCAAGATATTCCTGACAGTGTACCGAAAACGCCACTACTAATTACGAGAACAAAAGCCGGCGAAAACCTAGTCAAGACATCctgaagattttatttttattattgcacagtaaaaaacgaatcgtcaaagtgtaaaaaaagcCTGTGTTCAAATTCtgagtgttgaatttttaacactttcatgtgtcaatttaacacacagtatttatcttgtttgaactgatgcaatcgattgattttttaacacacagaaatgttattttatacgAAAGTAACACCTCTATATGCTactgtcaaatcaacacacaacccgagtcaaaaaacaaattctagtttaatTCTCAAAAGtctcaattcctttgatgttttatttctcgcccagaaagtaactctactttagtactcaaaatctTCAATGAGAACTATCAGGTCTGAgcgcgaataatttatcgatttttaattataagtaagacctcaaaatccttaacgaatgaaaagttatgttttggactttgaaaaattttgaatagaaaagggaggggagagaataagtcgaatgagacttttgaggttcaaatgcggataaaattattcctgtatattttgagtaactactactttgaggactaaactaggataactttctatactgttgtcaatcttcaaattataaattgactctcaaaaacctcattgagaactttgagacttgaATCCgactttgttttttgactcgggaaaatatgttaaaaataatctcgaccatcacaaaagaattcttggaaaatttGATACTGCTACATGTACGCGTGTAACTTTTTTAACACTTACgatatgttaaaataacatataaataagtgtaaaacgttcaatttactcaCGATATATGTTGATTTTGACGAAtctttttttactgtgtatttttatcctcattatttaaatttattaaaataatttatgtgatGATGTTAagacattattattttccagaGTTTAAAAGTTTTTCTATAGACTTTTCaggtcttattttttttaattaattaattaattaattaattaattaagtaattaattggGAAAAAATTAAGACAGAAACTCTTAAATCCTGgagacatatttttaattgactgCCGTGATTgggttattatttaaaagccACGTTGTCGCAGtcgattttataaattaagtagaaaaataattgttaatttattatcaataaacattaattatcaatcgatttattgataaataaataagtatggatatttttaagataatgagtatattttttttaatagattatacaataaataaatacttatagatttaataaatttaaataaactcgattcctataaatatatatttaaataaattttagtgtaAGTCAGATAATAGATTTATGACAAGGCATTATT is a window encoding:
- the LOC130668880 gene encoding protein windpipe isoform X2, with the protein product MPVTRVACSSSLVVFMLTLVLLSEPRPSNGLCTFKKNGTFARCHYLEDVNTIDETPLEWLKSLKVLSAGRHLSADSGVFDNLTNLRHLDLSNGKLKTIDPSCFRHLRSLRSLDLSDNHLTHLSPGTLVELDHLESLNLKKNSLEQIPADIINLIDLKYLDISHNNLNCDCEFLKTRDSITKRGLSISKKTECNGPESLKGQLLIELETHRVCMIDEADSLEGMQMDQPLVPEGSGEGSGDAFDELEAEDIPEEDEKITNESEINGNTTSIPVEVSLTPETTTSGPGDDDDGIFFTEDADKHTTTTTTTTTTSTTSTATETDVETTTATENVETTAEVDKADELWGKEGSGDDDADDPWINEGSGEGSGSGIPHITWDDGVLQRNLDETNQENSTVSVSTSTTTSGGLFDSLFSILWGTTTESSPTSTTEDLDLEEEQFIKATSEATLHEEKPTEREEKTDSEVITPVHVVPVDSENIKPRVLDDGKLEQVKAETPVDVTGTTVDTKASDAVADTQQTQKGMGSYIVLAILLAVLATLIAFAAYKGNFCKGGRKRNDHNDNIDVENGTELKDLRKSLLETSNSVQPKIATNGNNSKPETRPLVKSAKEADDDIAKLHEDEPSARYIGTLSDSTVDPVKPPRKSFSPNDFDNENNKMDGTNEKIVTTPQLSSDPSIMRYPRVSNNRDIITNATC
- the LOC130668880 gene encoding protein windpipe isoform X1 translates to MPVTRVACSSSLVVFMLTLVLLSEPRPSNGLCTFKKNGTFARCHYLEDVNTIDETPLEWLKSLKVLSAGRHLSADSGVFDNLTNLRHLDLSNGKLKTIDPSCFRHLRSLRSLDLSDNHLTHLSPGTLVELDHLESLNLKKNSLEQIPADIINLIDLKYLDISHNNLNCDCEFLKTRDSITKRGLSISKKTECNGPESLKGQLLIELETHRVCMIDEADSLEGMQMDQPLVPEGSGEGSGDAFDELEAEDIPEEDEKITNESEINGNTTSIPVEVSLTPETTTSGPGDDDDGIFFTEDADKHTTTTTTTTTTSTTSTATETDVETTTATENVETTAEVDKADELWGKEGSGDDDADDPWINEGSGEGSGSGIPHITWDDGVLQRNLDETNQENSTVSVSTSTTTSGGLFDSLFSILWGTTTESSPTSTTEDLDLEEEQFIKATSEATLHEEKPTEREEKTDSEVITPVHVVPVDSENIKPRVLDDGKLEQVKAETPVDVTGTTVDTKASDAVADTQQTQKGMGSYIVLAILLAVLATLIAFAAYKGNFCKGGRKRNDHNDNIDVENGTELKDLRKSLLETSNSVQPKIATNGNNSKPETRPLVKSAKEADDDIAKLHEDEPSARYIGTLSDSTVDPVKPPRKSFSPNDFDNENNKMDGTNEKIVTTPQLSSDPSIMRYPRVSNNRDIITNGNGTSNNRDSLSSLGGSPSIGSHSRLSNSRLNHDLQPPASPGAQRVKITLQDIPDSVPKTPLLITRTKAGENLVKTS